One genomic region from Erythrobacter mangrovi encodes:
- a CDS encoding VOC family protein — protein MIGYVTLGTNDLARAAKFYDLIAGELGIGRMMEFDTFIAWGEPGGGAGIGLTKPFDGNAATVGNGVMVAFEAKDRDQVQRIYDIALANGGSDEGAPGPRGEPDANGMVFYAGYFRDPDGNKLNAFLMDKVS, from the coding sequence ATGATTGGTTACGTCACCCTGGGTACCAACGACCTCGCGCGTGCCGCGAAATTCTACGACTTGATCGCCGGCGAGCTGGGGATCGGTCGGATGATGGAGTTCGACACCTTCATTGCCTGGGGCGAGCCGGGCGGCGGGGCCGGTATCGGCCTGACCAAGCCCTTCGACGGCAATGCCGCCACGGTGGGGAACGGCGTGATGGTCGCCTTCGAGGCGAAGGACCGCGACCAGGTCCAGCGGATCTATGACATCGCTCTCGCCAATGGCGGCAGCGACGAGGGTGCACCCGGCCCGCGCGGCGAGCCCGACGCGAACGGCATGGTCTTCTACGCCGGCTATTTCCGCGATCCCGACGGCAACAAGCTCAACGCCTTCCTGATGGACAAGGTGTCCTGA
- a CDS encoding cupin domain-containing protein, with protein sequence MERPRRLAECFVHLGLGATVIPQPPFDGMAWYEAYGARHDGDGREGRLVSQHTFTEHWPSWEMHPHGDELVVCIAGRMELTQEFPDGHRATIALEAGDYAINPPGVWHIADIADCATAIFITAGEGTEHRPR encoded by the coding sequence ATGGAACGTCCGCGCCGACTGGCCGAGTGCTTCGTGCACCTCGGTCTCGGCGCGACGGTCATACCGCAACCGCCCTTCGACGGGATGGCATGGTACGAGGCCTATGGTGCCCGTCACGACGGCGACGGCCGCGAAGGGCGGCTGGTCAGCCAGCATACCTTCACCGAACACTGGCCCAGCTGGGAGATGCACCCCCATGGCGACGAACTGGTGGTGTGCATTGCCGGGCGGATGGAGCTGACACAGGAATTTCCCGACGGCCATCGGGCCACGATTGCGCTCGAAGCCGGCGACTATGCAATCAACCCGCCTGGCGTGTGGCATATCGCGGATATTGCCGACTGCGCGACGGCGATCTTCATCACTGCCGGGGAAGGCACGGAACACCGCCCGCGCTAA
- a CDS encoding EF-hand domain-containing protein codes for MRKTFLGISVAALALAGATTVLAQHGERHNPDADGDGTVTLAEMQAHGADMFAKMDTNGDGVLNDADRSAHGAGMFAKADANGDGELTPDELKAAHEARMERREARHADRAENREARMAEHFAMADTDKSGGLSEDELRAMHAARGEHRDGKRHRGTGHGGHGGSSMMLHMADTDGDKAVTRAEFDGAIATHFAKMDTDGNGSVSQAERQAAHKAMRERMREHHGAHSEN; via the coding sequence ATGCGCAAGACTTTCCTAGGCATCTCGGTCGCCGCCCTGGCGCTGGCCGGCGCCACCACCGTCCTCGCCCAGCATGGCGAACGTCACAATCCCGATGCAGACGGCGACGGCACCGTCACCCTTGCCGAAATGCAGGCGCATGGCGCGGACATGTTCGCCAAGATGGACACCAATGGTGATGGCGTGCTCAACGACGCCGACCGTTCGGCACATGGAGCAGGCATGTTTGCCAAGGCTGACGCCAACGGCGATGGGGAACTGACCCCCGACGAGCTGAAAGCCGCACACGAAGCGCGGATGGAGCGTCGAGAAGCGCGTCACGCGGATCGAGCCGAGAACCGCGAAGCGCGCATGGCCGAGCACTTCGCCATGGCCGACACCGACAAGAGCGGCGGTCTGTCGGAGGACGAGCTGCGGGCCATGCACGCAGCACGCGGCGAGCACCGGGACGGCAAGCGCCACCGCGGCACCGGCCATGGCGGTCACGGAGGCTCTTCGATGATGCTACACATGGCAGACACCGATGGCGACAAGGCCGTCACGCGAGCCGAGTTCGACGGCGCAATCGCCACTCACTTCGCCAAGATGGACACCGACGGGAACGGCTCGGTGTCACAGGCCGAGCGGCAGGCCGCGCACAAGGCAATGCGCGAGCGGATGCGCGAACACCATGGAGCGCACAGCGAGAACTGA
- a CDS encoding response regulator produces the protein MTDPAPTSLLLVDDERSLREPLAEYLTRQGFAVREAESAASARTRLMQEVPDLVLLDIMMPGEDGLSLCRHLVETRGIPVILLTAKGEAMDRIVGLEIGADDYVTKPFEPRELIARIRSVLRRAERPAGNPGEDLTYAFEGWQLDPLKRRLIDPEGALVPISTAEFRMLRAFCDHPRQVLDRDRLLDMVQGREAQLFDRAVDNQVSRLRRKIETDSRNPHFIQTVRGGGYRFGADVTRIERGES, from the coding sequence ATGACCGATCCCGCACCCACCTCCTTGCTGTTGGTCGACGATGAGCGATCGCTGCGCGAGCCCCTGGCGGAGTATCTCACCCGCCAGGGGTTCGCCGTGCGCGAAGCCGAAAGCGCCGCTTCGGCGCGTACGCGACTGATGCAAGAGGTGCCGGATCTCGTGCTGCTCGACATCATGATGCCGGGCGAGGACGGGCTATCGCTGTGCCGTCACCTCGTCGAAACACGCGGCATCCCGGTCATCCTGCTCACCGCCAAGGGCGAAGCGATGGACCGGATCGTCGGGCTTGAGATCGGCGCTGACGACTATGTCACCAAACCCTTCGAACCGCGCGAGCTGATCGCCCGCATACGTTCGGTACTGCGCCGCGCCGAGCGCCCCGCCGGCAATCCGGGCGAAGACCTCACCTATGCTTTCGAAGGCTGGCAGCTCGATCCGCTCAAGCGCCGCTTGATCGATCCCGAAGGCGCGCTCGTCCCAATCTCTACTGCCGAGTTCCGCATGCTGCGCGCCTTTTGCGACCATCCTCGCCAGGTGCTCGATCGCGACCGCTTGCTCGACATGGTCCAGGGCCGCGAAGCACAATTGTTCGACCGCGCGGTCGACAACCAGGTCAGCCGCTTGCGGCGCAAGATCGAGACGGACAGCCGCAATCCGCATTTCATCCAGACGGTGCGCGGCGGCGGCTATCGTTTCGGTGCGGACGTCACCCGGATCGAGCGCGGGGAAAGCTGA
- a CDS encoding ATP-binding protein yields the protein MQLIPRSLFGQVMLTLVAALLIAQAISTTLLYRAAEQRRELGIVHAMAFQLLSGAERHGREAMGDRYSHHSRSPRTDRIQDPPLPRLPRELRYSEGATTPLAPGDKRHPKREEALSQLLASQGIAVAEVVVISRSALEDPEIQRMAEHHPLAHRRFMGSPFDLAIAGLRQDGSGTWQVARLPVASRDRTIVRTLMLQTLILFLVLVGLLYFVLRRITRPLAALAERTQRFGGAGSPEEPLAVTGPDDVKRLIEAHNAMQARIGSMLDEKDVMLGAIGHDLKTPLAALRVRIESVEDDAARTKMAGTIEDITQTLDEILALARIGRNNSIAEPTELGALAASVVEEFEDMGEPVTLSTAGRIAAPVHLTWLKRGLRNLVTNALRYAGSAHVAVLREGDWAILRVDDDGPGIPDDRIAEMCQPFTRGETSRNRETGGAGLGLTLARAVAEQHGGTLVLANRPEGGLRAELRIPLGR from the coding sequence ATGCAGTTGATACCCCGCAGCCTGTTCGGCCAGGTCATGCTGACCCTGGTCGCCGCCCTGCTGATCGCCCAGGCCATTTCGACCACGCTGCTTTACCGGGCCGCGGAGCAGCGGCGCGAACTGGGCATCGTCCACGCCATGGCTTTCCAACTACTGAGCGGTGCCGAACGCCACGGCCGGGAGGCCATGGGTGATCGATACTCGCACCACAGCCGGTCGCCCCGCACCGATCGCATCCAGGACCCTCCCCTGCCGCGCTTGCCGCGCGAGCTGCGTTACAGCGAGGGGGCAACCACCCCCCTCGCCCCGGGTGACAAGCGCCATCCCAAGCGCGAAGAAGCCCTGTCGCAGCTATTGGCATCGCAAGGGATCGCGGTTGCCGAAGTCGTGGTGATCAGTCGCTCGGCGCTGGAGGATCCCGAGATCCAGCGCATGGCCGAGCATCACCCACTCGCCCATCGGCGGTTCATGGGAAGTCCATTCGATCTTGCCATTGCGGGTCTCCGCCAGGACGGCAGCGGGACATGGCAAGTCGCGCGCCTGCCGGTCGCTTCGCGGGATCGAACGATAGTCCGCACCTTGATGTTGCAGACGCTCATCCTGTTCCTCGTCCTCGTCGGATTGCTCTATTTCGTCCTGCGCCGCATCACGCGCCCGCTCGCGGCCCTGGCCGAGCGCACGCAGCGCTTTGGCGGTGCGGGATCGCCCGAGGAGCCGCTCGCGGTCACTGGCCCCGACGACGTCAAGCGCCTGATCGAGGCGCATAATGCCATGCAGGCGCGGATCGGGTCGATGCTCGACGAGAAGGACGTGATGCTTGGCGCGATCGGCCACGATCTCAAGACCCCGCTCGCCGCATTGCGCGTGCGGATCGAAAGCGTCGAAGACGATGCGGCGCGCACGAAGATGGCCGGGACGATCGAGGACATCACGCAAACGCTCGACGAAATCCTCGCGCTTGCCCGAATCGGGCGTAACAACAGCATCGCCGAACCGACCGAGCTCGGCGCGCTCGCCGCCTCCGTGGTCGAAGAATTCGAGGACATGGGCGAGCCCGTCACCCTGTCGACCGCGGGGCGGATCGCTGCGCCAGTGCACCTGACATGGCTGAAGCGCGGCCTGAGGAATCTCGTCACCAATGCCTTGCGCTACGCAGGGTCAGCCCACGTTGCAGTTCTGCGTGAAGGCGATTGGGCGATACTGCGGGTTGACGACGACGGCCCGGGCATTCCCGACGATCGCATCGCCGAAATGTGCCAGCCCTTCACCCGTGGCGAAACAAGCCGCAATCGCGAAACCGGGGGGGCGGGGCTTGGGCTCACGCTCGCCCGTGCTGTCGCCGAACAGCACGGGGGAACGCTGGTACTCGCGAACCGGCCCGAAGGCGGGTTGCGCGCAGAGCTGCGTATTCCACTCGGGCGCTAG
- a CDS encoding M1 family metallopeptidase translates to MRSKTFCGLLLAGAALFTPFNLAAQEAQADASVLALGEVPRGQLGDIAMPQAYRLDTYFDPSSDSFRGHTEIDVMLARPTSFLDLHGRGLAVTRAVASVDGRDYVGAWTDTDPTGVARLVFSEELPAGKATLLFDYSGGIATNPAGLFRAQVGGQWYGWSQFESTDARAAFPSFDQPGFKTPFTVTIRTRPGEVAVSNAPEVSNTLEDGWQVHRFAPTLPLPTYLVAMMAGPFAVVEGMVPPTPQRPEPLPLRIVSEQTNKDKLAFALENSKPIVALLEDYFGQAFPYPKLDQITSPLMPGAMENAGADLYNDAIIVLDENAPVGQKGLFGMVVSHELAHQWFGDLVTPVWWDDIWLNESFANWMGFTIGGAWRPDLGIADGALEEGFQAMDTDELLAGRPIHEPIPTNDRIDAAFDGITYGKGGHVVSMIAAFMGPEKFRDGVRRYMAAHRYGNATSTDFFAAMAEAAGDPRITQAMQSFTDQQGVPLVTVSGSDGRYTVSQRRYAPIGVTASDTRWGVPVCMRQGEDRKCALLADQSASFELGGSGVLMPNAGGTGYYRFDLPAAEWDRLIAIADSLEGPEAIALADSLDASFRAGHASPEQVLALALQLTKNPDSNAAGIAFSGLGAMRRSGVMDADAQEAYRAWVGQLAQADYARLGLDPRLSAYAGVDPEVVQQRERVVGNLMLARDPAVVGLLAGAARDFLAGDAEALDPAFMGEAFEALIDTGGLEAAKALADRALASDDPLFRPTALRAITGSGDETIARWVLDGFDDERLRPSERVSTKLGIVATSETRELGYDWLVANLEELMSGSSGIFLARRVPSVAGGFCSVDKADDLAERFRPVLAGTPGALSLERTIERVRNCAALKSARGAELSAALKGL, encoded by the coding sequence ATGCGATCCAAGACTTTCTGCGGCCTCTTGCTGGCCGGTGCGGCACTATTCACCCCTTTCAACCTTGCCGCACAGGAGGCCCAGGCTGATGCGTCGGTGCTCGCGCTCGGGGAGGTTCCGCGTGGCCAGCTCGGCGATATCGCCATGCCGCAGGCCTATCGCCTCGACACCTATTTCGATCCGAGTTCGGACAGTTTCCGGGGCCACACCGAAATCGATGTGATGCTGGCGCGACCGACCAGTTTCCTCGATCTTCACGGTCGCGGGCTGGCGGTTACGCGTGCGGTAGCGAGCGTTGATGGCAGGGACTATGTCGGCGCCTGGACCGATACCGATCCGACCGGGGTGGCGCGGCTGGTCTTTAGCGAAGAGCTCCCGGCGGGTAAGGCGACACTGCTGTTTGACTATAGCGGGGGCATCGCGACCAATCCCGCTGGCCTGTTCCGGGCGCAGGTCGGTGGTCAATGGTATGGTTGGAGCCAGTTTGAATCGACCGATGCGCGCGCGGCTTTCCCTTCGTTCGACCAGCCAGGGTTCAAGACACCATTCACGGTGACCATCCGGACCCGCCCGGGCGAGGTTGCAGTGAGCAATGCGCCCGAGGTTTCGAACACCCTCGAGGACGGTTGGCAGGTCCACCGCTTCGCTCCCACCCTGCCGCTGCCCACATATCTCGTGGCGATGATGGCCGGGCCCTTCGCGGTTGTCGAAGGCATGGTGCCGCCAACTCCGCAGCGCCCTGAACCGCTGCCGCTGCGGATCGTTTCGGAGCAGACCAACAAGGACAAGCTGGCCTTCGCGCTGGAGAACTCCAAGCCGATCGTCGCGCTTCTGGAAGATTATTTCGGGCAGGCCTTTCCCTACCCCAAGCTCGACCAGATCACCTCGCCATTGATGCCCGGGGCGATGGAGAATGCCGGCGCCGACCTCTACAACGATGCGATCATCGTGCTCGATGAGAATGCGCCGGTTGGCCAGAAGGGCCTGTTCGGGATGGTGGTCTCGCATGAGCTGGCGCACCAGTGGTTCGGTGACCTGGTCACGCCCGTATGGTGGGACGATATCTGGCTGAACGAGAGCTTCGCCAACTGGATGGGCTTCACCATCGGCGGGGCGTGGCGGCCGGATCTGGGTATTGCCGACGGTGCGCTGGAAGAGGGTTTCCAGGCGATGGATACCGACGAATTGCTCGCCGGCCGACCGATCCATGAACCGATTCCGACCAACGACCGCATCGACGCCGCATTCGACGGGATCACCTATGGCAAGGGCGGGCATGTCGTATCGATGATCGCCGCCTTCATGGGTCCTGAGAAATTCCGTGACGGCGTGCGCCGCTATATGGCGGCACATCGCTATGGCAATGCGACAAGCACCGACTTCTTCGCCGCCATGGCCGAGGCCGCGGGCGATCCGCGGATCACCCAGGCGATGCAGAGCTTTACCGACCAGCAAGGCGTCCCCTTGGTTACCGTTAGCGGTAGCGATGGCCGCTATACCGTGAGCCAGCGTCGCTACGCCCCGATTGGCGTAACCGCATCGGATACGCGGTGGGGCGTGCCGGTGTGCATGCGGCAAGGCGAGGATCGCAAATGCGCACTGCTCGCCGACCAGAGCGCCAGCTTCGAACTTGGCGGTTCCGGCGTGCTGATGCCCAATGCCGGAGGAACAGGCTATTACCGCTTCGACTTGCCGGCGGCGGAATGGGACCGGCTGATCGCGATCGCCGACTCGCTCGAAGGGCCCGAAGCCATCGCACTGGCAGACAGTCTCGATGCCAGCTTCCGGGCCGGCCATGCCTCGCCCGAACAGGTGCTGGCACTAGCCCTCCAGCTCACCAAGAACCCCGACAGCAATGCCGCAGGCATTGCCTTCAGTGGGCTTGGCGCAATGCGGCGCAGCGGGGTGATGGATGCCGATGCACAGGAGGCTTACCGCGCATGGGTGGGGCAGTTGGCACAGGCAGATTATGCGCGCCTCGGCCTTGATCCGCGCCTTAGCGCCTATGCAGGCGTCGACCCCGAGGTCGTCCAGCAGCGCGAGCGAGTGGTGGGCAATTTGATGCTCGCCCGCGATCCGGCAGTCGTCGGATTACTGGCAGGCGCCGCACGGGATTTTCTCGCCGGCGATGCCGAGGCACTCGACCCAGCTTTCATGGGTGAGGCTTTCGAAGCGTTGATCGACACTGGTGGCCTCGAAGCAGCCAAGGCACTGGCCGACAGGGCGCTGGCGTCGGACGACCCGCTGTTCCGGCCGACCGCGCTGCGGGCGATCACCGGTTCGGGCGATGAGACGATCGCCCGCTGGGTGCTTGATGGTTTCGACGACGAACGCTTGCGTCCGTCTGAAAGGGTTTCGACCAAGCTTGGTATCGTGGCCACGTCCGAGACGCGTGAATTGGGTTATGACTGGTTGGTTGCGAACCTCGAAGAACTGATGAGCGGATCTTCGGGCATCTTCCTCGCGCGGCGGGTTCCCAGCGTGGCCGGTGGCTTCTGCTCGGTCGACAAGGCAGATGATCTGGCCGAACGGTTCCGCCCTGTCCTGGCGGGGACGCCGGGGGCATTGTCGCTCGAACGGACGATCGAAAGGGTGCGCAACTGCGCCGCGCTGAAGTCCGCGCGTGGAGCCGAACTGAGTGCCGCCCTGAAAGGGCTCTAG
- a CDS encoding helicase HerA-like domain-containing protein has protein sequence MGEIFLGATEAGERQALLLGQANRHGLIAGATGTGKTVTLQGLAESFSANGVPVFLADVKGDLSGISMPGSAQFKHADKLEGRAKQLGMDDYTYADNAAVFWDLFGEKGFPIRTTVSEMGPLLLARLLDLNETQEGVLNIVFRFADEQGLLLLDLGDLQAMLAHTAENAKELSAKYGNVTKASVGTIQRQLLSFEAQGADLFFGEPALEIDDFLRVDEQGRGVINILSAQKLMQGPKLYATFLLWLLAELFESLPEVGDPEKPKLVFFFDEAHLLFDDAPDALEDKVEQVVRLIRSKGVGVYFVTQNPIDIPEKIAGQLGNRIQHALRAFTPRDQRAIKAAAETFRINPDLDVAQAITELRVGEALVSTLDEDGAPSVVQRTLIKPPHSRLGPVSDKELAIINSVSEIDGKYDTAVDRESAEEVLAAKAADAAATAEEVAEKGREEVGKRSRKTTSIWERAGKAAIGAATGSAASIAASAILGKKSSANPLRTATTAAAGTIATGFGGALAGRFVRNLIGGLMR, from the coding sequence ATGGGCGAAATTTTCCTCGGTGCTACGGAAGCGGGAGAGCGGCAGGCCCTGCTGCTTGGTCAGGCCAATCGCCACGGATTGATTGCCGGTGCGACCGGTACGGGCAAGACCGTGACGCTTCAGGGATTGGCAGAAAGCTTTTCCGCAAACGGGGTGCCGGTGTTCCTCGCCGATGTGAAGGGCGACCTTTCGGGGATCTCGATGCCCGGTTCTGCGCAGTTCAAGCATGCCGACAAGCTTGAAGGGCGCGCAAAACAGCTGGGCATGGACGATTATACCTATGCCGATAACGCCGCGGTCTTCTGGGATCTCTTCGGTGAGAAGGGCTTTCCCATTCGCACCACCGTGTCGGAAATGGGGCCGCTGTTGCTCGCCCGCCTGCTCGATCTCAATGAAACCCAGGAAGGCGTGCTCAATATCGTCTTTCGTTTTGCCGATGAGCAGGGGTTGCTGCTGCTCGACCTCGGGGATCTGCAAGCGATGCTGGCCCACACGGCAGAAAACGCCAAGGAGCTGTCCGCCAAATACGGCAATGTCACCAAGGCCAGCGTCGGGACGATCCAACGCCAGCTGCTCAGTTTTGAGGCGCAGGGTGCGGACCTGTTCTTCGGGGAGCCCGCACTGGAAATCGACGATTTCCTGAGAGTCGACGAGCAGGGCCGCGGCGTGATCAACATCCTCTCGGCGCAGAAGCTGATGCAGGGCCCCAAGCTTTACGCAACCTTCCTGTTGTGGCTGCTCGCCGAGCTCTTCGAGAGCCTGCCCGAGGTTGGCGATCCTGAGAAACCGAAGCTGGTGTTCTTCTTCGATGAAGCGCACCTGCTGTTCGACGATGCGCCCGACGCACTGGAGGACAAGGTCGAGCAGGTCGTGCGACTGATCAGGTCCAAGGGCGTCGGCGTCTATTTCGTTACGCAGAACCCGATCGACATTCCCGAGAAGATCGCTGGCCAGCTGGGCAATCGCATCCAGCACGCGCTGCGCGCCTTCACCCCGCGCGACCAGCGGGCGATCAAGGCCGCGGCTGAAACCTTCCGCATCAACCCCGATCTCGACGTCGCACAGGCCATTACCGAGCTGAGGGTCGGTGAGGCGCTGGTATCGACACTTGATGAAGACGGTGCCCCATCGGTGGTCCAGCGCACACTGATCAAGCCGCCGCATTCCCGCCTGGGTCCGGTCTCAGACAAGGAACTGGCCATCATCAATTCGGTGAGCGAGATCGACGGAAAATACGATACTGCGGTCGATCGTGAGAGTGCTGAAGAGGTTCTTGCCGCCAAGGCCGCCGATGCCGCCGCCACGGCTGAAGAGGTGGCCGAAAAGGGCCGCGAGGAAGTTGGCAAGCGATCGCGCAAGACCACCTCGATTTGGGAAAGGGCGGGCAAGGCGGCGATCGGAGCGGCGACCGGTTCGGCGGCCAGCATCGCGGCCAGTGCGATCCTGGGCAAGAAGAGCAGCGCCAACCCCTTGCGGACAGCGACCACCGCAGCGGCGGGCACCATCGCGACCGGCTTCGGTGGTGCCCTGGCGGGGCGCTTCGTCCGAAACCTGATCGGCGGACTGATGCGCTAG
- the pabB gene encoding aminodeoxychorismate synthase component I, whose product MADRQPFVLLDDARESGAADALLFENPRSIFVARRPEEVVEVLANADKARQEGGTLAGYIAYEAGLALEPKLANLAAARTGGVGPLVWLGLFDDVTTIEAANVSQWLATHAEGEGSVGPLEPQLTPGGYAIAFQQLQEAIQAGDIYQANLTFPLAGSFSGDPLGLYAALRPSARAGYGGVVFDGSHWLLSLSPELFVSLKGREAKTKPMKGTRPRGSDEASDLALAEELAGSAKDKAENLMIVDLMRNDLGRVAEAGSVRVDSPFAVESYPTVHQMVSVVRAQLKEGESATDLVRALFPCGSITGAPKIRAMELIDTVERDPRGPYCGAIGRIDANGDAAFNVAIRTLRLTEIENGRGKAVLGVGGAIVADSEMRTEWREALLKGAFVRKSSPDHRAAQFDLIETMRFTPEEGISFLEAHLMRMKTSAAELGFSFDRHEARNQLHALCFVLEKPSRIRLLASRRGAIALEAQDMPEAWPSPAGTIVMPLPVDPGDWRLRHKTSERGFYGEAQAVARHHGALETIFVRDDGLLTEGCVTNLFVRGPDGVLLTPPARLGLLPGVLRQSLLDQGIAREAELRIEDLEGGFFLGNALRQMMDARLKS is encoded by the coding sequence ATGGCCGACCGGCAACCCTTCGTCCTGCTCGATGATGCGCGCGAGAGCGGCGCTGCCGATGCGTTGCTGTTCGAGAATCCCCGATCCATCTTCGTTGCACGACGACCCGAGGAGGTCGTCGAGGTCCTGGCCAATGCCGATAAGGCGCGGCAGGAGGGCGGCACACTTGCAGGCTACATCGCCTATGAAGCGGGCTTGGCGCTAGAACCAAAGCTTGCGAATCTTGCCGCGGCACGGACCGGTGGGGTTGGCCCCCTGGTCTGGCTCGGGTTGTTCGACGATGTGACGACCATCGAAGCGGCCAATGTCTCCCAGTGGCTTGCCACACACGCCGAGGGGGAAGGAAGCGTCGGTCCGCTCGAACCACAACTGACCCCGGGCGGCTATGCGATAGCCTTCCAACAGCTGCAGGAAGCGATTCAAGCGGGCGATATCTACCAGGCGAACCTCACTTTCCCGCTGGCGGGCAGTTTTTCGGGCGACCCGCTGGGGCTTTACGCAGCGCTCCGCCCATCGGCCCGGGCGGGTTATGGCGGCGTCGTGTTCGACGGTTCGCACTGGCTGTTGAGCCTCAGCCCCGAGCTATTCGTCTCGCTCAAGGGCCGCGAGGCCAAGACCAAGCCGATGAAGGGCACGCGTCCGCGCGGGTCGGATGAGGCAAGCGATCTTGCGCTCGCCGAGGAACTTGCCGGTTCGGCCAAGGACAAGGCCGAGAACCTGATGATCGTCGACCTCATGCGCAACGACCTCGGCCGGGTGGCAGAGGCAGGCAGCGTGCGGGTTGACTCACCCTTTGCGGTGGAGAGTTACCCGACCGTCCACCAGATGGTCAGCGTGGTGCGGGCCCAGCTGAAGGAGGGTGAAAGCGCGACCGACCTCGTCCGGGCGCTGTTTCCTTGCGGCTCGATCACCGGCGCCCCGAAGATCCGCGCGATGGAGTTGATCGACACTGTCGAGCGCGATCCGCGCGGGCCCTATTGCGGGGCGATCGGGCGGATCGACGCCAACGGCGACGCAGCATTCAACGTGGCCATCCGCACACTGCGGCTGACCGAGATCGAGAACGGGCGCGGCAAGGCGGTGCTCGGCGTGGGCGGCGCGATCGTCGCGGACAGCGAGATGCGAACCGAATGGCGCGAGGCACTGCTCAAGGGCGCCTTCGTGCGCAAATCCTCGCCTGACCATCGCGCGGCGCAGTTCGACCTGATCGAGACGATGCGCTTCACTCCCGAGGAGGGGATCTCCTTTCTTGAAGCCCATTTGATGCGCATGAAGACCAGCGCTGCAGAGCTCGGTTTCTCCTTCGATCGTCACGAGGCACGCAACCAGCTCCACGCGCTATGTTTCGTGCTCGAGAAACCCAGCAGGATCCGCCTGCTCGCCTCACGTCGCGGCGCGATCGCACTCGAAGCGCAGGATATGCCCGAGGCCTGGCCTTCCCCCGCAGGCACCATCGTCATGCCCCTTCCCGTCGACCCAGGCGACTGGCGGTTGCGGCACAAGACCAGCGAACGCGGATTTTATGGAGAAGCGCAGGCGGTCGCCCGCCATCATGGTGCCCTGGAGACGATCTTCGTACGTGACGACGGGTTGCTTACCGAGGGTTGTGTCACCAATCTCTTCGTGCGCGGCCCCGATGGTGTGCTGCTGACCCCACCTGCGCGGCTAGGCCTGCTGCCCGGCGTGCTGCGCCAATCGCTGCTCGATCAGGGCATAGCGCGCGAGGCCGAATTGCGGATCGAGGATCTGGAAGGCGGTTTCTTCCTTGGCAATGCCTTGCGGCAGATGATGGACGCGAGGCTCAAGTCGTGA
- a CDS encoding RluA family pseudouridine synthase — translation MSRIPILFEDGEALVIDKPGGLPIERPRKGGPSLEDHLADLRLGFQRDPVAVHRIDTDTSGCLLLARNPKALKRFAKAFEDRLVGKRYLGILAAIPEENEGTIELALSKISSAEKGWRMIAAKKGKPSITHWQVLGDHDGHALVEFRPETGRTHQIRVHALTGLGIPLLGDPVYGDGKGAPRTMLHAASLIVPREGKPPIEASAPLPRDFAALGFSDG, via the coding sequence GTGAGCCGGATCCCGATCCTGTTCGAGGACGGCGAGGCGCTGGTGATCGACAAGCCCGGCGGCCTGCCGATCGAGCGCCCGCGCAAGGGCGGGCCGAGCCTCGAGGATCACCTTGCCGACCTGCGCCTTGGCTTTCAGCGTGACCCTGTCGCGGTGCATCGTATCGACACCGACACCAGCGGCTGCCTGCTGCTGGCGCGCAATCCCAAGGCCTTGAAGCGCTTCGCCAAGGCGTTTGAGGACAGGTTGGTGGGCAAGCGTTACCTCGGAATCCTCGCGGCCATCCCCGAGGAAAACGAAGGCACGATCGAGTTGGCCCTGTCCAAGATCAGCAGCGCCGAAAAGGGCTGGCGGATGATCGCGGCGAAGAAAGGCAAGCCTTCGATCACGCATTGGCAAGTGCTGGGCGATCATGATGGGCACGCACTGGTCGAATTTCGCCCCGAGACGGGCCGGACGCACCAGATTCGCGTTCACGCGCTGACAGGCCTGGGCATCCCGCTGCTGGGCGATCCGGTCTATGGCGATGGCAAGGGCGCACCCCGCACCATGCTTCACGCGGCCAGCCTCATCGTTCCTCGCGAGGGAAAACCGCCGATCGAAGCCAGTGCCCCGCTTCCAAGAGACTTCGCGGCGCTCGGCTTTTCCGATGGGTAG
- the arfB gene encoding alternative ribosome rescue aminoacyl-tRNA hydrolase ArfB yields MGRVADRALEIAEEKFIASSGPGGQNVNKVATAVQLRVDVFQLGLTPETFERLKELAGSRLTKGGEIVLTANEYRTQEQNREAARERLLALLAEALTPPKKRAKSRVNRVGKAQRLKAKKVRGEVKAKRGKVDW; encoded by the coding sequence ATGGGTAGGGTTGCGGATCGGGCGCTCGAGATTGCCGAAGAGAAGTTCATCGCTTCCTCGGGCCCGGGCGGCCAGAACGTAAACAAGGTCGCCACCGCGGTGCAACTGCGCGTCGATGTATTCCAGCTGGGCCTCACTCCTGAAACCTTTGAACGGCTCAAAGAACTTGCCGGAAGCAGGTTGACCAAGGGTGGCGAAATCGTCCTGACCGCCAATGAGTACCGCACGCAGGAACAGAACCGCGAAGCCGCACGGGAACGGTTGTTGGCTTTGCTTGCCGAAGCGCTTACCCCGCCAAAGAAGCGAGCCAAGAGTCGGGTCAATCGCGTGGGCAAGGCCCAACGCCTCAAGGCGAAGAAGGTGCGCGGCGAGGTGAAGGCCAAGCGCGGCAAGGTCGACTGGTAG